Proteins from a genomic interval of Ovis aries strain OAR_USU_Benz2616 breed Rambouillet chromosome 25, ARS-UI_Ramb_v3.0, whole genome shotgun sequence:
- the ZSWIM8 gene encoding zinc finger SWIM domain-containing protein 8 isoform X5 — translation MELMFAEWEDGERFSFEDSDRFEEDSLCSFISEAESLCQNWRGWRKQSAGPNSPTGGGGGGGSGGTRMRDGLVIPLVELSAKQVAFHIPFEVVEKVYPPVPEQLQLRIAFWSFPENEEDIRLYSCLANGSADEFQRGDQLFRMRAVKDPLQIGFHLSATVVPPQMVPPKGAYNVAVMFDRCRVTSCSCTCGAGAKWCTHVVALCLFRIHNASAVCLRAPVSESLSRLQRDQLQKFAQYLISELPQQILPTAQRLLDELLSSQSTAINTVCGAPDPTAGPSASDQSTWYLDESTLTDNIKKTLHKFCGPSPVVFSDVNSMYLSSTEPPAAAEWACLLRPLRGREPEGVWNLLSIVREMFKRRDSNAAPLLEILTDQCLTYEQITGWWYSVRTSASHSSASGHTGRSNGQSEVAAHACASMCDEMVTLWRLAVLDPALSPQRRRELCAQLRQWQLKVIENVKRGQHKKTLERLFPGFRPAVEACYFNWEEAYPLPGVTYSATDRKLALCWARALPPRPGASRAGGLEESRERPRPLPAEPAVRPKEPGAKRKGLGEGVPTSQRGPRRLSAEGGDKALHKMGPGGGKAKTLGGAGCGGKGSVGSGSKRRLSSEDSSLEPDLAEMSLDDSSLALGAEASTFGGFPESPPPCPIPGGSRGPSTFLPEPPDTYEEDGGVYFSEGPEPPTASAGPPGLLPRELCTRDDLPSTDESGNGLPKTKEAAPVVGEEDDDYQAYYLNAQDGAGGEEEKAEGGAGEEHDLFAGLKPLEQESRMEILFACAEALHAHGYSSEASRLTVELAQDLLANPPDLKVEPPPAKGKKNKVSTSRQTWVATNTLTKAAFLLTVLSERPEHHNLAFRVGMFALELQRPPASTKALEVKLAYQESEVATLLKKIPLGPSEMSTVRCRAEELREGTLCDYRPVLPLMLASFIFDVLCAPVVSPTGSRPPSRNWNNEMPGDEELGFEAAVAALGMKTTVSEAEHPLLCEGTRREKGDLALALMITYKDDQARLKKILDKLLDRESQTHKPQTLSSFYSSSRPATASQRSPSKHGGPSAPGALQPLTSGSAGPAQPGSVAGAGPGPTEGFTEKNVPESSPHSPCEGLPPEAALTPRPEGKVPSRLALGSRGGYNGRGWGSPGRPKKKHTGMASIDSSAPETTSDSSPTLSRRPLRGGWAPTSWGRGQDSDSISSSSSDSLGSSSSSGSRRASASGGARAKTVEVGRYKGRRPESHAPHVPNQPSEAAAHFYFELAKTVLIKAGGNSSTSIFTHPSSSGGHQGPHRNLHLCAFEIGLYALGLHNFVSPNWLSRTYSSHVSWITGQAMEIGSAALTILVECWDGHLTPPEVASLADRASRARDSNMVRAAAELALSCLPHAHALNPNEIQRALVQCKEQDNLMLEKACMAVEEAAKGGGVYPEVLFEVAHQWFWLYEQTAGGSSTAREGATSCSASGIRAAGEAGRGLPEGRGGPGTEPVTVAAAAVTAATVVPVISVGSSLYPGPGLGHGHSPGLHPYTALQPHLPCSPQYLTHPAHPAHPMPHMPRPAVFPVASSAYPQGVHPAFLGAQYPYSVTPPSLAATAVSFPVPSMAPITVHPYHTEPGLPLPTSVALSSVHPASTFPAIQGASLPALTTQPSPLVSGGFPPPEEETHSQPVNPHSLHHLHAAYRVGMLALEMLGRRAHNDHPNNFSRSPPYTDDVKWLLGLAAKLGVNYVHQFCVGAAKGVLSPFVLQEIVMETLQRLSPAHAHNHLRAPAFHQLVQRCQQAYMQYIHHRLIHLTPADYDDFVNAIRSARSAFCLTPMGMMQFNDILQNLKRSKQTKELWQRVSLEMTTFSP, via the exons ATGGAGCTGATGTTCGCCGAGTGGGAGGACGGAGAGCGCTTCTCCTTCGAGGATTCGGACCGCTTTGAGGAGGATTCTCTCTGTTCCTTCATCTCCGAGGCTGAGAGCCTCTGCCAGAACTGGCGGGGATGGCGCAAACAGTCAGCGGGGCCCAATTCCCCCACTGGCGGCGGTGGCGGAGGTGGCAGTGGCGGTACCAGAATGCGAG ATGGACTGGTGATCCCACTGGTGGAGCTGTCAGCAAAGCAGGTGGCATTTCATATCCCATTTGAAGTGGTGGAGAAAGTTTACCCCCCGGTGCCTGAGCAGCTACAACTCCGAATTGCTTTTTGGAGCTTCCCTGAGAATGAAGAGGATATTCG ACTCTATTCCTGCCTGGCCAACGGCAGTGCGGATGAGTTCCAGCGAGGGGATCAGCTGTTCCGCATGAGGGCTGTGAAGGACCCTCTGCAGATAG GGTTCCACCTGAGTGCTACAGTGGTGCCGCCTCAGATGGTCCCCCCCAAAGGAGCCTACAACGTGGCTGTGATGTTTGACCGCTGCCGAGTCACTTCCTGCAGCTGCACCTGTGGTGCTGGGGCCAAATGGTGCACCCACGTCGTGGCCCTCTGCCTCTTCCGCATCCACAAC GCTTCTGCAGTCTGCCTGCGGGCCCCCGTGTCAGAGTCCCTATCTCGGCTGCAGAGGGACCAGCTGCAGAAGTTTGCTCAGTACCTCATCAGTGAGCTCCCACAACAG ATCCTCCCCACAGCCCAACGTCTCCTGGATGAACTCCTCTCCTCCCAGTCAACAGCCATCAATACAGTGTGTGGAGCCCCGG ACCCCACAGCAGGGCCCTCCGCCTCCGATCAGAGTACGTGGTATTTGGATGAATCGACGCTCACCGACAACATCAAGAAGACACTGCACAAGTTCTGCGGCCCCTCCCCTGTGGTGTTCAG TGACGTGAACTCCATGTATCTGTCTTCCACGGAGCCTCCGGCCGCCGCTGAATGGGCATGTCTGCTGCGCCCTCTGAGGGGCCGCGAGCCAGAGGGCGTCTGGAACTTGCTTAGCATCGTGCGGGAGATGTTCAAGCGAAGGGACAGTAATGCTGCCCCCTTGTTGGAAATCCTCACTGACCAGTGCCTCACCTATGAGCAG ATAACAGGCTGGTGGTACAGTGTGCGCACCTCAGCCTCTCACAGCAGCGCGAGTGGGCACACAGGCCGGAGCAATGGGCAGTCTGAGGTGGCGGCCCATGCCTGCGCCAGCATGTGTGATGAGATGGTCACCTTGTGGAGACTGGCTGTGCTGGACCCTGCGCTCAGCCCCCAGCG CCGCCGGGAACTGTGTGCACAGCTGCGCCAGTGGCAGCTGAAGGTGATTGAGAACGTGAAGCGGGGACAGCACAAGAAGACCCTGGAGCGGCTCTTCCCTGGCTTCCGGCCGGCTGTGGAGGCCTGCTACTTCAACTGGGAAGAGGCCTACCCGCTGCCCGGTGTCACCTACAGCGCCACGGACCGCAAGCTGGCCCTGTGCTGGGCCCGAGCCCTGCCCCCTCGGCCGGGCGCCTCGCGTGCTGGGGGCCTGGAAGAATCCCGGGAGCGGCCCCGGCCTCTTCCTGCCGAGCCAGCTGTGCGGCCCAAGGAGCCAGGGGCCAAACGCAAGGGATTGGGTGAGGGGGTCCCCACGTCACAGCGGGGTCCCCGCCGCCTCTCGGCAGAGGGGGGAGATAAGGCACTGCATAAGATGGGTCCAGGTGGGGGCAAAGCCAAAACACTGGGTGGGGCTGGCTGTGGGGGCAAGGGCTCAGTGGGCAGCGGGAGCAAGCGACGGCTGAGCAGTGAGGACAGCTCCCTGGAGCCGGATCTGGCTGAGATGAGCCTGGACGACAGCAGCCTGGCCCTGGGTGCAGAGGCCAGCACCTTCGGCGGATTCCCTGAGAGCCCGCcaccctgccccatccctggTGGCTCGCGAGGCCCTTCTACCTTCCTTCCTGAACCTCCAGATACTTACGAAGAAGATGGTGGCGTGTACTTCTCAGAAGGGCCTGAGCCTCCCACAGCCTCTGCTGGCCCCCCTGGCCTGTTGCCCAGGGAGCTCTGTACCCGGGACGACCTCCCTTCCACAGACGAGAGTGGCAATGGACTCCCTAAAACCAAAGAGGCAGCCCCTGTGGTTGGCGAGGAGGATGACGACTACCAGGCATACTATCTGAATGCCCAGGATGGGGCTGGGGGCGAGGAAGAGAAGGCTGAGGGTGGGGCCGGGGAGGAGCACGACCTGTTCGCTGGACTGAAGCCGCTGGAGCAGGAAAGCCGCATGGAG ATACTGTTTGCCTGTGCTGAGGCCTTGCATGCGCACGGCTACAGCAGCGAGGCCTCCCGCCTCACCGTGGAACTTGCCCAGGACCTGCTAGCCAACCCGCCTGACCTCAAGGTAGAGCCGCCCCCTGCCAAG GGCAAGAAGAATAAGGTCTCTACAAGCCGTCAGACCTGGGTGGCTACGAACACGCTGACCAAGGCAGCTTTCCTGTTGACAGTGCTGAGTGAGCGTCCAGAGCACCACAACCTGGCCTTCCGAGTGGGCATGTTCGCCTTGGAGCTCCAGCGGCCCCCAGCTTCTACCAAGGCCTTGGAG GTGAAGCTGGCCTATCAGGAGTCGGAGGTGGCCACTCTGCTCAAGAAGATCCCCCTGGGCCCCAGTGAGATGAGCACCGTGCGCTGCCGGGCAGAGGAGCTCCGTGAGGGGACGCTCTGTGATTATCGGCCAGTTTTGCCTCTCATGTTGGCCAGTTTCATCTTTGATGTTCTCTGTGCTCCAG TGGTTTCTCCCACGGGTTCCCGACCCCCAAGTCGCAACTGGAACAACGAGATGCCCGGGGAcgaggagctgggatttgaagcaGCAGTTGCTGCCTTGG GCATGAAGACAACAGTGAGTGAGGCAGAGCACCCGCTGCTGTGTGAAGGCACACGCCGGGAGAAGGGCGACCTTGCCCTGGCCCTGATGATCACTTACAAAGACGACCAGGCCAGACTCAAGAAG ATCTTAGACAAACTCTTGGACCGAGAGAGCCAGACGCATAAACCACAGACACTGAGTTCGTTCTATTCATCCAGCCGCCCGGCCACAGCCAGCCAGAGGTCTCCTTCAAAGCATGGGGGCCCATCTGCCCCAGGGGCCCTGCAGCCTCTGACCTCAGGCTCTGCAGGGCCTGCTCAGCCAGGGAGTGTGGCAGGGGCTGGGCCAGGCCCCACTGAGGGCTTCACAGAGAAGAATGTGCCTG AGAGTTCCCCACATTCCCCCTGTGAGGGCCTTCCACCTGAAGCAGCTCTGACCCCAAGGCCAGAGGGGAAGGTTCCCAGCCGCCTGGCACTTGGCAGCCGTGGAGGCTACAACGGACGGGGCTGGGGCTCACCAGGGCGGCCTAAGAAGAAACACACAG GCATGGCCAGCATTGACAGCAGTGCCCCTGAAACAACGTCGGATAGCTCCCCAACCTTAAGCAGGAGGCCGCTGAGAGGGGGCTGGGCCCCTACCTCCTGGGGTCGAGGCCAAGACAGTGATAGCATCAGCAGCTCTTCCTCAGACTCCCTTGGCTCCTCGTCCTCCAGTGGAAGTCGCCGGGCCAGTGCCAGTGGAGGGGCCCGGGCGAAGACTGTTGAAGTTGGCAG GTACAAGGGCCGCCGTCCCGAGAGTCATGCCCCCCATGTACCCAATCAGCCATCAGAGGCAGCTGCACACTTCTACTTCGAGCTGGCGAAGACAGTGCTGATCAAGGCAGGGGGCAACAGCAGCACTTCCATTTTCACACACCCATCTTCCTCAGGGGGCCACCAGGGTCCTCACCGCAACCTGCACCTTTGCGCCTTTGAGATTGGGCTTTATGCCCTTGGCCTGCACAACTTTGTTTCTCCCAACTGGCTCTCACGTACTTACTCTTCCCACGTTTCCTGGATTACAG GCCAGGCAATGGAGATTGGGAGTGCAGCCCTGACTATACTGGTAGAATGCTGGGATGGGCACCTGACGCCCCCTGAGGTTGCGTCCCTGGCTGACAGGGCATCACGGGCACGAGACTCCAACATGGTGAGGGCAGCGGCGGAACTCGCCCTAAGCTGCCTGCCTCATGCCCATGCGTTGAACCCCAATGAGATCCAGCGGGCCCTGGTGCAGTGCAAGGAGCAG GATAacctgatgttggagaaggccTGCATGGCAGTGGAAGAGGCGGCTAAGGGTGGGGGCGTATACCCCGAAGTGTTGTTTGAGGTTGCTCACCAGTGGTTCTGGCTATATGAGCAAACAGCAGGTGGCTCATCCACAGCCCGTGAAGGGGCTACAAGCTGTAGTGCCAGTGGGATCAGGGCAGCTGGGGAGGCTGGGCGGGGGCTGCCTGAGGGCAGGGGGGGCCCAGGGACTGAGCCGGTTacggtggcggcggcggcagtGACAGCAGCCACAGTGGTGCCAGTCATCTCGGTGGGGTCCAGTTTATACCCAGGTCCAGGCCTGGGGCACGGTCATTCCCCTGGCCTGCACCCCTACACTGCTCTGCAGCCCCACCTGCCCTGCAGCCCTCAATACCTCACCCACCCAGCTCACCCCGCCCACCCCATGCCTCACATGCCCCGGCCTGCCGTCTTCCCTGTGGCCAGCTCTGCATACCCGCAG GGTGTGCATCCTGCATTCCTAGGGGCTCAGTACCCTTACTCGGTGACTCCCCCCTCACTTGCTGCCACTGCTGTGTCTTTCCCCGTCCCTTCCATGGCACCCATCACAGTACATCCCTACCACACAGAGCCAGGCCTCCCACTGCCCACCAGTGTGGCCT TGAGCAGTGTCCATCCAGCTTCCACGTTTCCAGCCATCCAGGGTGCCTCACTGCCTGCCCTGACCACGCAGCCCAGCCCTCTGGTGAGCGGGGGTTTTCCACCACCCGAGGAGGAGACCCACAGCCAGCCTGTCAACCCACACAGCCTACACCACCTGCATGCTGCCTACCGAGTCG GAATGCTGGCACTGGAGATGCTGGGTCGCCGGGCACACAACGATCACCCCAACAACTTCTCTCGCTCCCCTCCCTACACTGATGATGTCAAATGGTTGCTGGGGCTGGCGGCAAAGCTGG gagTGAACT